Within the Emys orbicularis isolate rEmyOrb1 chromosome 5, rEmyOrb1.hap1, whole genome shotgun sequence genome, the region GCCTCAAACCAGCATGAAGTAACTCGTCATGCAAGGCAGGTTCACAATGGGCCCAAACCTCTGACTTGCCCACACTGTGACTACAAAACAGCTGACCGAAGTAACTTCAAAAAGCATGTAGAGCTCCATGTCAACCCACGCCAGTTCCTTTGTCCTGTCTGTGATTATGCTGCATCCAAGAAATGTAACCTGCAGTATCACATCAAATCCAGACATCCTGATTGTTCGGATATCACAATGGATGTTTCCAAAGTGAAACTACGGACTAAAAAGAGTGAAACTGACTTTTCTGAAAGCGTGAATGACAAGATGGAGAAAGAGCAAATGAAAGGAGAgtcatctgaaaagaaaaatgaggGAGCTGTAAAAGTGGAGAAAAAAGAGAGCTtatcaaaagaaaagaaaccagcCAGCAGTATTTGTGTAGGCCAGGTGACAACCAGGAGTCGTAAATCAGCTTCTGAAAACAAAGATGTAGATATTAAAAGTGACAAAAGTACAGAGAAATCAAGTAAAACAAAGAAGACTAAAAGAAAAGCAGAGGCTGCATTAGTTTCCTCTAAGCAAGAGCCTGAAAATGACACACAAACaatagcaaaaaagaaaaagaaagtggaAAATAAATCCAGAAACTGTCAGGAAGCTCAAAAGAGTGAAGTCAAATTGGAGGTGCCTAAAAAACTGAACTCTTGCcttaagaaaaacagaaaaaagaaagctTTGAAGAATAAGCATAGTAAGAAAAGCAATAAACTTGATCAGGAAAAGATCCAAGGTGAGGTAATCCCTGAAAAGTCTCCTCTCCCAGAACAGGACAAAAAGGGGAAGTCTGACAGTGATGGGAATGACGAGCAGAAGAAGCCAGATCCTGTTGTTAGTCCACAGTTAGTGAACACTGACAGCCAGATTCCTGATAGGGAAAGCCAGACTACTGATGGAGAATGTGTGCAGGACCAGGGACAACTTCCCCCACAGCTTCGGGATGAAAATGTAGAGCCGGAGGTAAAAGACCAAGAAATGCTCACTTTAGAGGAGGAGAATAAAGAAACTGTTTATCAGAAAGAAGTTGAAGAACAGCCAGATAAAGAGCAGGCCACTTGCTCTGAGGAGTCTCCTAGCACATCATCCTCTCAACAAAACCTAGATGTGCCAAAGGATGCATTACCAGATTTGGCGCATCAGCTGGAGCTGGTGAAAACTTGTGAGACAGAAACTGTGACTAATCCAGATCCCGTAGATCTGTCTAAAACAGACTTGCCAGCTGAAGaaccagcaccaccaccaccacaatcaCCAGAAAAATGTGAGCAAGACCCTAAAGAAGCTCTGGCTTTGTCATCTGCAGATAACATGGCAGTGAATGAATCTCAGGAAATTGACGAGGACGAAGGCATCCACAGTCATGATGGCAGTGATATAAGTGACAACATGTCAGAAGGAAGTGATGATTCCGGGTTAAATGGTGCTCGGTCTGTGCCAGAGGAAACAAGTAACAAAGCATCACAGGAAGCTGCAGAAGCCAAGGTTGCAAAGGAGAACTATGTGTGTATTTTTTGTGACCGctcatttaaaaaagaaggcgAATACAGTAAGCACCTCAATCGCCACTTAGTGAACGTGTATTATCTTGAGAAGGCAACAAAGGGGCAGGAATAACTAAATTTCAGTTTGATGGCAAGTTTTTCCTTTTGTATGTAAGATCTTACACAGTTTATGTACAGTTGTTGTAGTCTTTTTAAAGCATGGTTTGCTTTAATTAGTATctagtttaattttgtttaagttgaaaatacttttgccaatgTTTTGAGTAATGTTGAATTCATTAATTGTTGTATCTCTTGATTAAAGAAGGCACGTAGGTAGGGTATGTGAGGC harbors:
- the REST gene encoding RE1-silencing transcription factor → MATQVLGQSGGNSLFAGNANISMALSNDMYDLHDLSKAELAAPQLIMLANVALTGEVNGSCCDYLVGEERQMAELTTVGDSNFSDSDGEDMEDTQGVDSDPDEPENMELGALEIPSVETQGPAVCPTPEACNLDKDLPLEAPDTPESVEDKSKSLKSKPFRCKPCQYEAECEEEFVHHIRVHSAKKFIVEENAEKQVQVKESDSCTTEEADFSKGPIRCDRCGYNTNRYDHYLAHLKHHNKAGENERVYKCTICTYTTVSEYHWKKHLRNHFPRKVYTCSQCSYFSDRKNNYIQHIRTHTGERPYQCAMCPYSSSQKTHLTRHMRTHSGEKPFKCDQCSYVASNQHEVTRHARQVHNGPKPLTCPHCDYKTADRSNFKKHVELHVNPRQFLCPVCDYAASKKCNLQYHIKSRHPDCSDITMDVSKVKLRTKKSETDFSESVNDKMEKEQMKGESSEKKNEGAVKVEKKESLSKEKKPASSICVGQVTTRSRKSASENKDVDIKSDKSTEKSSKTKKTKRKAEAALVSSKQEPENDTQTIAKKKKKVENKSRNCQEAQKSEVKLEVPKKLNSCLKKNRKKKALKNKHSKKSNKLDQEKIQGEVIPEKSPLPEQDKKGKSDSDGNDEQKKPDPVVSPQLVNTDSQIPDRESQTTDGECVQDQGQLPPQLRDENVEPEVKDQEMLTLEEENKETVYQKEVEEQPDKEQATCSEESPSTSSSQQNLDVPKDALPDLAHQLELVKTCETETVTNPDPVDLSKTDLPAEEPAPPPPQSPEKCEQDPKEALALSSADNMAVNESQEIDEDEGIHSHDGSDISDNMSEGSDDSGLNGARSVPEETSNKASQEAAEAKVAKENYVCIFCDRSFKKEGEYSKHLNRHLVNVYYLEKATKGQE